In Chlorobiota bacterium, the sequence GATGATGCCTTATTGATGGAGTATCAGCTTTTGCGTGAAGACCTGGCCGTGGTTGGTCCGCATTCGCACGAAGTATTGGCCGCTGGGAATCTGCTCCAGCAAATACTCCACGCGGTGAACGCCGGCGCGGAGTTCCACATTCCGCAGCACCTCGGCAACGATGTTCCCTTGCTGGTCCACCACGTCAAGCCAGACGTGGCTTTGCTGAGCCAGGGCAACGTCCACCCTGCTGGCGGAGTTGGTGCCGGGGTTTGGCGTTGGCAGCCCCAAGAAGGTGCGCCGCGCCGCCGCGAACATCTGGACCCGAAGCGCGTTGTTGCAGCCATCCTGGCCGGTCCCGCTTAGCCACGTCACCGGCAGCTTCAGCGCCACCTCCTCGCGAACTCCGCAAAGGTTCACCAGCTCCAACGTGTCGGCCTGCAAGCTGTTGCCATCGGCGGTTGGAAGCAAGCAAACCACAAGCCTGCGCGACTGGCCCGGGGCAAGCAGCAGCGGAAGCTGCGCCGGCGGGATGCTGAAGTTGATGTTCCCCCGCATCCGTGCCTCGGCAATCTGAAGCGGGCGAAGGCCATTGTTGGTTAGGGTGATGCTGTCGCAACGGAAGTTGCCGTAGGTGATGCTGTCGGCCTGCCAATCGCGCTCCAACCGGATTGCCACTTGCTGCCGTGCGGCATCATACGCCGCCAGCGTAAACCCGCCGATGGTGTCGCGGCGAACGGTGCGATTGCCAACGGCATCCACCACGGTAATCTGATAGATCATATCCAACCGTGGGTCAATCCGGTTCAGCGAAACCGCCACATTCTGCATTGCCGGGCTGAACTTCTGGGCCGGAACAGCGGTTGTGCAATTCACCAACTCGTCGTACCAAATCTCTGTGATTCCCGACCCGGCCCATTGCTCACCGGTTTGCAGTTGCATCCTATTAACGCAGGGGTCGGCAACGCCCAGGATTGCTGGGCCAACGGTGTCAACCCTGTGGTTCAGTGGGACCTGGGCCACAACCCGCGAAACGCAATTGTTCTGAAGCTCCAGCTGCACGGTGAAACTGGTGTCGTTGGTGGCGGTGTAGCAGATTTCCACCGGCTGGCGTTCCCCTGGAAGAAGCTGTGTCACGCTGCTTTTCAGCGTCACCCCGGCCCCACCGCCGGAAATTTTGATGCTGGAAATGGCTTGCGGGTAGGCTCCATAATTTTCAATCATCACCGTCTGGCAGAAGGCTTGGTCGTTGAACGTCACCAGCGTGTCCAGCAGCAGCGGCGCGTTGCTGTTCATCCCAACCGTCCGCACCGTGAAGCCGGGGACTCGCGTCTGTTGGAACCGCGAACGCCCGCTGCTATCAATCGCTTTCAGCGCCACCATCCCATCCTGGTACGGGTCCACCAATGTTGCCCAGTAGTGGACGGTGTCGTCGCCCGGGGTGAACGGCTCGATCATCGCGTTCATATTCTCCGTTGCCACCACAAACAGGGAGTCAATGCCGGTATCGGTGATGTGGGCATCGCTTACCGTGCCGGCAATTCCGCCGCACGTATCCACCGAGAAAAGCTCGGGGGGTTGGAAATCGGTTAGCAAGGTTTTGAACAGCATCCCGCCCGGGTAGCCGTAGGAGTTGGCGAACCCGTACCCATAGCTGTACAACCCAAATGCGGAATCGGAGCGGGCCGTGTGGGACCCGGCGGTTAAGCGGACTTGGGCGTAGCTAAAACGGGTGCTTCCAATCGGGCTAAAACTTGCCGAGGGGATCGCGCCATCAATCGTCAGCGAGGGGATTGCATCGGTGGGGATCACCACATTCACAAAGTGGTTGGTAAACTCCGGGTGCGCCACCGATTGGAAGGAGTACGCTGTGTCGAACTGCTCCGGCGGAGGGATCAACATCATAAACGGGTCGCCAACCTCGGTGACACTCCCGCCGGGGTCGGTGTCCCCCGCGGAGTGTTCGTACTGCGCCACCATGATTGGCCCAGAGGCCTGGATAAACATCGGCTCACTAAGAGGAACTTCCCTTGAACGCCCAGCCTGAAGCGGCGATTGCGGGACCCCGTTAATTGTCCAGGGGGTTCCATCCACTGCCGCAAGCACGCGCACAACAGCGGTGTAGGGGGAAGCGGGA encodes:
- a CDS encoding T9SS type A sorting domain-containing protein, whose amino-acid sequence is MNSRYSLPYDGLCHHAPMLAFALLAIAFLCPIRSIAQPAGISGRDSKGTLFWVAFMENYGSGTSTETSDLRLYISSDTITTATVHYFFTGDSVQIDIPVPNVPVEVNIPEIFGYYTELSSGDQGVTQKAFKITAQHEVTLYGVNIRKMSSDAFLGLPDDIITRRYVILAYPNGVIQAEFGFRYADMASEFAVIATEDNTQLKISPSTPINNRLTTAPFTVNLNRGEVYFGQANLEEEYDVSGTEVLANKPVALFSGNRRTSIPNSVGSYRDHLVEQMIPLEAWGASALITPFYPISPASPYTAVVRVLAAVDGTPWTINGVPQSPLQAGRSREVPLSEPMFIQASGPIMVAQYEHSAGDTDPGGSVTEVGDPFMMLIPPPEQFDTAYSFQSVAHPEFTNHFVNVVIPTDAIPSLTIDGAIPSASFSPIGSTRFSYAQVRLTAGSHTARSDSAFGLYSYGYGFANSYGYPGGMLFKTLLTDFQPPELFSVDTCGGIAGTVSDAHITDTGIDSLFVVATENMNAMIEPFTPGDDTVHYWATLVDPYQDGMVALKAIDSSGRSRFQQTRVPGFTVRTVGMNSNAPLLLDTLVTFNDQAFCQTVMIENYGAYPQAISSIKISGGGAGVTLKSSVTQLLPGERQPVEICYTATNDTSFTVQLELQNNCVSRVVAQVPLNHRVDTVGPAILGVADPCVNRMQLQTGEQWAGSGITEIWYDELVNCTTAVPAQKFSPAMQNVAVSLNRIDPRLDMIYQITVVDAVGNRTVRRDTIGGFTLAAYDAARQQVAIRLERDWQADSITYGNFRCDSITLTNNGLRPLQIAEARMRGNINFSIPPAQLPLLLAPGQSRRLVVCLLPTADGNSLQADTLELVNLCGVREEVALKLPVTWLSGTGQDGCNNALRVQMFAAARRTFLGLPTPNPGTNSASRVDVALAQQSHVWLDVVDQQGNIVAEVLRNVELRAGVHRVEYLLEQIPSGQYFVRMRTNHGQVFTQKLILHQ